A genomic segment from Janthinobacterium sp. 64 encodes:
- a CDS encoding substrate-binding domain-containing protein codes for MNLKSLAIALGMSKTTVSRALNGYPEVNSRTREIVLAAAKKVGYRPNPLARSLAVGRTNVLGMIYPLLPSDLGDSVFLSVVNGMSDAVEASKMSLIIAPVSPQNEQPSYETMVRGHQVDGLVVGRTKVVDQRIAYLTKVGFPFVANGRTRIDAPYAYFDYDNDTGIDLAVSFLAAHGHQRIALLSAPLDLHFAYERKESFIRCMAQAGMPVDPAYLLDNTFDRRSGYQAMQQLLACSPRPTAVIVDNHLSGVGVVRALMDAGIEIGKEISVIVWGNVEDTLIGINVTTIDQPDLRRAGAKMVEMLQSLLAGTPPERLQEIWQPVLLPGATVGRCADASDT; via the coding sequence ATGAATCTCAAGAGCCTCGCAATTGCCCTCGGCATGTCGAAAACGACAGTCAGCAGGGCGTTGAACGGCTATCCCGAAGTCAATTCCCGCACCCGTGAAATCGTCCTGGCCGCCGCCAAGAAAGTCGGCTACCGGCCCAACCCGCTGGCGCGCAGCCTGGCTGTCGGCCGCACCAATGTGCTGGGCATGATCTATCCCCTGCTGCCCAGCGACCTGGGTGACAGCGTCTTTCTTTCCGTGGTGAATGGCATGTCGGACGCCGTGGAAGCGTCGAAGATGAGTCTCATCATCGCCCCCGTGTCGCCGCAGAATGAACAGCCCTCGTATGAAACCATGGTGCGCGGGCACCAGGTCGATGGCCTGGTGGTGGGCCGCACCAAGGTGGTCGATCAGCGCATCGCCTACCTGACAAAAGTCGGCTTTCCCTTTGTGGCGAATGGCCGCACGCGCATCGACGCGCCGTACGCGTATTTTGACTACGACAACGATACGGGCATCGACCTGGCCGTGTCCTTCCTGGCGGCGCACGGCCACCAGCGCATCGCCCTGCTGAGCGCGCCGCTGGACTTGCATTTTGCTTATGAGCGCAAGGAAAGCTTTATCCGCTGTATGGCGCAGGCGGGCATGCCGGTCGATCCCGCCTATTTGCTCGACAATACTTTTGACCGCCGCAGCGGCTACCAGGCCATGCAGCAATTGCTGGCCTGCTCGCCCCGTCCCACGGCCGTCATCGTCGACAACCATTTGTCCGGCGTGGGCGTGGTGCGCGCGCTGATGGATGCGGGCATCGAGATCGGCAAGGAAATCTCCGTCATCGTCTGGGGCAATGTGGAAGACACTTTGATCGGCATCAACGTCACCACCATCGACCAGCCCGACCTGCGCCGCGCCGGCGCCAAGATGGTTGAAATGCTGCAATCGCTGCTGGCTGGCACGCCGCCGGAACGGCTGCAGGAAATCTGGCAGCCGGTGCTGTTGCCGGGGGCGACGGTGGGGCGCTGCGCGGACGCGTCAGATACGTAA